One Dokdonia sp. Dokd-P16 genomic window carries:
- a CDS encoding OmpA family protein has translation MKKSLYILFMMCVCSSYAQNDLKKADELYERHMYADAAVLYDQHLNDSKKVAPATWQHIADTHYNLKNYERAEIAYTKTFDALGYTMEPAHIWQYFDVLRFLKKYDTADDFYVGYLKLSKKDKELNRYYEEKSRFNDIIANDTLYQIRNLEINSSYADFGGSLYKNKLVFSTARNDEENKLYKRDNTPYLSLYEATIDSTGSYSNIKLFSEDLETQYHDATATFYNNDQTLVYASSAQSGSRKIYTKNKRNFFKLYRVQINDEKFDKEELPINGNGYSIGQPFVTIDGSQLYFVSDMPGGYGRADIYVCDIREDGSLSTPRNLGDAINTPYDDFFPFIKNKELYFASKGHVGFGGLDIYKAQLRDGVYSNARNLGLGINSNADDFAYVASNTKNEGYFSSNREGGKGDDDIYSFVYDQGECFQTIEGTVTDAQSGAPLPEVTIIAYDTNNNQVAETLTDAAGTYTLQMGCNIRYNFKASKIGYSKDELDLNTGTEPNGLINFVDFKLANLSDIFITDGEVEKIKINPINFESNRFAINIFAAQQLKRIIDIMNEYPDLVIKIESHTDQRGGASYNQTLSENRATSTRDYLIKNGITSSRIESARGFGESRPIHICDEADDSCTEVQYLENRRSDFIVVRR, from the coding sequence ATGAAGAAATCACTATATATTTTATTCATGATGTGCGTATGTTCTAGTTATGCACAGAATGATTTAAAAAAAGCAGATGAGCTTTATGAAAGACATATGTATGCAGATGCTGCAGTGCTTTATGATCAGCATCTTAATGACTCAAAAAAGGTAGCGCCTGCAACCTGGCAGCATATAGCTGATACGCATTACAATCTCAAAAATTATGAACGTGCAGAGATTGCATACACAAAAACCTTTGATGCGTTAGGATACACGATGGAACCTGCACACATTTGGCAATATTTTGATGTGCTACGCTTCTTAAAAAAGTATGATACGGCAGATGATTTTTATGTAGGCTATTTAAAGCTTTCCAAAAAAGACAAAGAGCTCAACAGATACTATGAAGAAAAGTCTCGGTTTAATGACATTATAGCAAATGACACGCTCTACCAGATTAGAAACCTCGAGATTAACTCTAGCTATGCAGATTTTGGTGGTTCCTTGTATAAAAATAAGCTGGTATTCTCAACAGCTCGCAATGATGAAGAAAATAAACTCTATAAAAGAGATAACACCCCTTACCTATCGCTATATGAGGCCACGATAGATAGTACTGGTTCATATTCTAATATTAAACTTTTTAGTGAGGATCTAGAGACGCAGTACCACGATGCAACTGCAACCTTTTACAATAATGACCAGACCCTCGTATATGCATCAAGTGCACAATCTGGCTCACGTAAAATTTATACAAAGAACAAGAGAAACTTCTTTAAGCTCTACCGTGTGCAGATTAATGATGAAAAGTTTGATAAAGAGGAACTCCCTATTAACGGGAACGGCTATTCCATAGGGCAGCCTTTTGTGACTATAGATGGTAGTCAGCTGTATTTTGTGTCAGACATGCCAGGTGGTTATGGCCGTGCAGATATTTATGTATGTGATATACGTGAGGATGGCTCGCTCTCTACCCCTCGCAATCTGGGCGATGCGATTAATACTCCTTATGATGACTTTTTCCCTTTTATAAAAAATAAAGAACTCTATTTTGCTTCTAAAGGTCACGTAGGTTTTGGCGGGCTTGATATTTATAAAGCACAGCTTAGAGATGGTGTGTATAGCAATGCACGTAATCTAGGCCTTGGTATTAATAGCAATGCAGACGACTTTGCTTATGTGGCTAGTAATACAAAGAATGAAGGATATTTTAGCTCAAACAGGGAAGGCGGCAAAGGCGATGATGATATTTACTCCTTTGTATATGATCAAGGAGAGTGCTTCCAGACCATAGAAGGAACCGTTACAGACGCACAATCTGGAGCACCGCTTCCAGAAGTAACCATCATTGCTTATGACACTAACAATAACCAAGTAGCCGAAACACTTACAGACGCTGCAGGAACCTACACCTTGCAGATGGGTTGTAACATTAGATACAACTTTAAGGCGTCAAAAATAGGCTACTCAAAAGATGAGCTAGACTTAAACACAGGTACTGAGCCTAATGGGCTTATTAACTTTGTAGATTTTAAGTTGGCTAATCTTTCAGACATATTCATTACAGATGGTGAGGTAGAAAAAATTAAAATCAATCCTATTAATTTTGAGTCTAACCGTTTTGCGATTAACATATTTGCCGCACAGCAGCTCAAGCGTATTATTGATATTATGAACGAGTATCCAGACCTCGTTATTAAGATAGAATCCCACACAGATCAACGTGGTGGAGCGTCGTATAACCAGACCTTATCAGAAAACAGAGCGACTTCTACACGTGACTATTTGATTAAAAATGGTATCACGAGTTCGCGCATTGAGAGTGCAAGAGGTTTTGGTGAATCTAGGCCTATACACATTTGTGACGAGGCAGACGATAGCTGTACAGAAGTGCAGTATTTAGAAAATAGACGATCAGATTTTATTGTGGTTAGAAGATAA
- a CDS encoding M48 family metallopeptidase, which translates to MSIKTETIAFANVEVEIMRKDIKNMHLAVYPPNGAIKLSVPNKTDDEVVRLFAISKLGWIKKNVKNFKEQARETKRDYVSGESHYFKGQRYLLNVHHHNGYNKVEITGTNKIELWVKSTATVEEKASVMKEWYRKELKSQIPELLVKWEKIIGVQSNHWGVKQMKTKWGACNVDAKRIWLNLELAKKPKICLEYILVHELVHLHERNHNARFISLMNQFMPKWRMHRDELNSLPIVHNDWGY; encoded by the coding sequence ATGAGTATTAAAACAGAAACGATTGCATTTGCAAATGTTGAAGTAGAGATAATGCGCAAGGACATAAAAAATATGCACCTTGCCGTGTATCCTCCAAATGGTGCTATAAAATTATCAGTTCCTAATAAAACAGATGATGAGGTGGTACGTCTCTTTGCTATTTCAAAACTGGGATGGATTAAAAAGAATGTCAAAAACTTTAAAGAACAAGCAAGAGAAACAAAACGTGATTATGTTTCTGGAGAGAGCCATTACTTTAAAGGTCAGCGATATTTGTTAAACGTTCATCATCACAATGGATATAACAAAGTAGAAATTACAGGTACAAATAAAATCGAACTCTGGGTAAAATCCACAGCTACCGTTGAAGAAAAAGCATCAGTAATGAAAGAATGGTATCGCAAAGAATTGAAGTCTCAAATACCTGAGCTACTTGTAAAATGGGAGAAAATCATCGGTGTCCAATCTAATCATTGGGGTGTCAAACAAATGAAAACCAAATGGGGCGCTTGTAATGTAGACGCTAAACGTATTTGGTTAAATTTAGAGCTTGCCAAAAAACCAAAGATTTGCCTTGAATATATATTAGTTCACGAGCTTGTGCATCTTCACGAAAGAAATCACAATGCACGTTTCATCTCACTAATGAATCAATTTATGCCCAAATGGAGAATGCATAGAGATGAATTGAATAGTTTGCCCATAGTTCATAATGATTGGGGTTATTAA
- a CDS encoding type I restriction endonuclease subunit R produces the protein MTTNHIGKSERDSQNRIIELFQNELHYTYLGNWEEQERTQPIEEQLLFDYLIKDGKYSRNLAQKAVDKLVKAATSLSGDLYETNKEVYKLLRYGVTVREDLGQPKETVWLIDWKNPVTNEFAVAEEVTVKGKHNKRPDVVIFVNGIAVGVIELKRSKVGVSEGIRQNLDNQKPEFIEKYFTTMQLVMAGNDTQGLRYGTIETSEKYYLKWKEESTKEFDYLIDKQISQLCEKSRLLELIHDFVVFDKGTKKLCRPNQYFGITAAQTHVKTKTGGILWHTQGSGKSLTMVWLTKWIRENVKDSRVLIITDRQELDDQIEKLFTGVNETIYRTKSGRDLLATLNEKNESLVCSLVHKFGRKSDEGDYDSYIEELKNSLPTDFKAKGDIYVFVDECHRTQSGKLHDAMKMILPDSLFIGFTGTPLLKKDKQKSIEVFGPYIGDPYKFDEAVEDGVVLDLLYEARDVEQFITDQQSIDEWFEAETRGLTDVAKIQLKQKWGTMQKVLGSKSRLEKIVFDIVKDFKVKPRLSTGEGNAMLVSGSVYQACKYYELFQNAGFTNCAIITSYQPHHGDIKGEETGEDSPTDKLLKYEVYTKMLKGQSTEDFEAFAKAQFIKEPNKMKLLIVVDKLLTGFDAPSATYLYIDKNMQDHGLFQAICRVNRVDTDDKDYGYIVDYKDLFKSLQKSIGDYTSEVFDDYDEDDVKGLLKDRFTESKERLETALEVLRAMCEPVHPKDEPTFIKFFCGNTENPQDIKSTEEKRVGLYKATVSLIRAYANVANEIHKLGYSSKQAQDIKEEVKYYSDLRETIKRASGDYIDLKRFEPGMRQLMDMYLDAKSSKKISDFENKSLVDLIVHVSEPSAEYQSKNRREAVAETIENNVRKAIVEEAKANPKYYEKMSALLDELILLRKEETISYAEYLEKIKELASKVATPSSSSNYPDTLNTRAKQALYDNLENNEHLALTVHSTIIENKLDGWRDGGIKEKKLMLAVGRVVNDIDTTLHIMEIIKAQNEY, from the coding sequence ATGACCACTAACCATATAGGCAAATCAGAACGCGACTCTCAAAATAGAATTATAGAACTGTTCCAAAACGAACTGCACTATACCTATTTGGGTAATTGGGAAGAGCAAGAACGTACGCAGCCCATAGAAGAGCAGTTGCTTTTTGATTACTTAATTAAAGATGGTAAGTATTCTAGAAACCTGGCTCAAAAAGCAGTTGATAAGTTGGTCAAAGCAGCTACGAGTTTATCTGGTGACTTGTATGAAACCAATAAAGAAGTTTATAAACTCTTGCGTTATGGTGTTACCGTACGTGAAGACTTAGGGCAACCTAAAGAAACCGTATGGCTCATAGATTGGAAAAATCCAGTAACTAACGAGTTTGCAGTTGCTGAAGAAGTAACCGTAAAAGGAAAACATAACAAACGTCCAGATGTTGTCATATTTGTAAATGGTATAGCTGTAGGTGTCATCGAGTTAAAAAGAAGTAAAGTAGGCGTGTCAGAAGGAATCCGTCAAAATTTAGACAATCAGAAACCAGAATTTATAGAAAAGTACTTTACCACAATGCAGCTGGTAATGGCTGGTAATGACACCCAAGGTTTACGTTATGGTACCATTGAAACCTCTGAGAAGTATTATTTAAAGTGGAAAGAAGAAAGCACAAAGGAATTTGACTATTTAATAGATAAACAAATCAGTCAACTTTGCGAGAAATCAAGATTGCTAGAACTCATACACGACTTTGTGGTTTTTGACAAAGGCACAAAGAAATTGTGTAGACCCAATCAATATTTTGGTATTACTGCTGCACAAACACACGTAAAAACTAAAACTGGCGGAATCTTATGGCATACCCAAGGTTCTGGAAAGAGTCTAACTATGGTATGGCTTACTAAATGGATACGCGAGAACGTAAAGGATAGTCGTGTATTGATTATTACAGATAGGCAAGAACTAGATGACCAGATAGAAAAACTATTTACAGGTGTAAATGAAACCATCTACAGAACCAAAAGTGGTCGCGACCTTCTAGCTACGCTCAATGAAAAAAATGAATCGCTGGTGTGTAGTCTTGTGCATAAATTCGGTAGAAAATCTGACGAAGGTGATTATGATTCCTATATAGAAGAATTAAAAAACAGTCTGCCTACAGATTTTAAAGCCAAAGGAGATATTTATGTTTTTGTAGACGAGTGTCACCGCACGCAATCCGGTAAGCTACACGATGCGATGAAGATGATTTTGCCAGACTCGCTATTTATAGGTTTTACAGGAACACCACTACTTAAAAAAGACAAACAGAAAAGTATTGAAGTCTTTGGTCCGTACATAGGCGATCCATATAAATTTGACGAAGCCGTAGAAGATGGCGTTGTACTCGATTTATTATATGAAGCCCGTGATGTAGAGCAGTTCATCACAGACCAGCAAAGTATAGATGAATGGTTTGAAGCAGAAACACGAGGACTCACCGATGTAGCCAAAATTCAGCTTAAACAAAAGTGGGGCACAATGCAAAAGGTGCTAGGTTCTAAATCTAGACTGGAGAAAATAGTATTTGATATTGTAAAGGATTTTAAAGTAAAGCCTCGACTTTCCACTGGAGAAGGAAATGCAATGCTTGTTTCTGGATCTGTATACCAAGCTTGTAAATACTATGAATTGTTTCAAAATGCAGGATTTACAAATTGTGCTATTATTACTTCCTATCAACCACATCACGGCGACATCAAAGGAGAAGAAACTGGTGAAGATAGTCCAACTGATAAACTCTTAAAGTATGAGGTGTACACTAAAATGCTTAAAGGACAATCTACAGAGGATTTTGAAGCTTTCGCGAAAGCGCAATTCATAAAAGAGCCTAATAAAATGAAGTTGCTTATTGTAGTAGATAAGCTTTTAACAGGTTTTGACGCACCATCTGCCACTTATCTATACATAGATAAAAATATGCAGGATCACGGCTTATTCCAAGCCATATGCCGTGTTAATAGAGTAGATACAGATGATAAAGATTATGGCTATATCGTAGATTATAAAGACTTGTTCAAAAGCCTTCAGAAATCAATAGGCGACTATACCTCAGAAGTATTCGATGATTATGATGAAGACGACGTAAAAGGATTATTAAAAGATCGTTTTACCGAAAGTAAAGAACGTCTAGAGACAGCTCTAGAAGTATTACGAGCAATGTGCGAACCAGTCCATCCTAAAGATGAGCCTACGTTTATTAAATTTTTCTGTGGAAACACAGAGAATCCACAAGACATAAAATCTACCGAAGAAAAACGTGTAGGTCTTTACAAAGCAACAGTAAGTCTTATTAGAGCTTATGCAAACGTGGCAAATGAAATCCATAAACTAGGATACAGTAGTAAACAAGCACAAGACATCAAAGAAGAGGTAAAATACTATTCAGATTTGCGCGAGACTATAAAAAGAGCTAGTGGTGACTACATAGACTTAAAGCGTTTTGAGCCTGGTATGAGACAGTTAATGGATATGTACCTAGATGCAAAGTCAAGCAAGAAAATCTCTGATTTTGAAAACAAATCATTAGTAGATTTAATAGTTCACGTTTCTGAACCAAGTGCAGAGTATCAATCAAAAAACAGAAGAGAAGCCGTTGCAGAAACGATTGAGAATAACGTTAGAAAAGCAATTGTAGAAGAAGCAAAAGCAAACCCTAAGTATTACGAGAAGATGTCTGCCTTGCTAGACGAACTTATTTTACTAAGAAAGGAAGAAACCATTTCTTATGCCGAGTATCTAGAAAAGATTAAAGAATTAGCATCAAAAGTGGCAACACCATCAAGCAGCTCTAATTATCCAGATACGCTCAACACTAGGGCAAAGCAGGCACTTTATGATAATTTAGAAAACAATGAACACCTTGCACTTACGGTACATTCAACTATTATTGAGAATAAACTAGACGGCTGGCGTGATGGTGGCATTAAAGAAAAAAAATTAATGCTCGCCGTAGGTAGAGTGGTTAACGATATTGATACTACCTTGCATATTATGGAAATTATAAAAGCCCAAAATGAGTATTAA